The region CGGACGTGGAGCACGATGTGCTGGTGAATACCACGAGCGCCGGGCTGCGCGAGGAGCGCTCCCCTGTCCCGGCGGGTGCATTGCGACCCGGCAGCCGTGTGCTCGATGCGGTCTACGACCCGGCCGAGACCAGGCTTCTTCGCGATGCCCGCGCCCGCGGCGCCACGCCGATCGGCGGCAAGTGGATGCTCGTCCTGCAGGCGGTCGAGCAGATCCGCTTGTGGTCCGGGAAGACGCCGCCTGGCGAACTGCTCGCGGCGGCGTTCGACCAAGCTACTTGAGCTTGGTCTCCTTGTAGACGACGTGCTTGCGAGCCTTCGGGTCGTACTTCTTGAACTCGAGCTTATGCGGCGTGTTGGTCTTGTTCTTGGTGGTCGTATAGAAATGACCGGTCCCCGCCGTGGACTCCAGCTTGATCTTCTCGCGCTTGCCCTTCTTGGCCATGGCAACCTCACTCAGGCGTTCTGGGGCTCGGGAACGGGCTCGCCGCTACGTACGAACACTCGTACGCGCTTGCCTTCACGCTCCTCGATTCGCACCCGACTCG is a window of bacterium DNA encoding:
- the rpmG gene encoding 50S ribosomal protein L33, which encodes MAKKGKREKIKLESTAGTGHFYTTTKNKTNTPHKLEFKKYDPKARKHVVYKETKLK